Proteins from a single region of Mytilus trossulus isolate FHL-02 chromosome 2, PNRI_Mtr1.1.1.hap1, whole genome shotgun sequence:
- the LOC134706098 gene encoding probable ATP-dependent DNA helicase RecQ, translated as MTNPAVVRASPDRENIYLQIKVKEPSLDIYDCYENLYKPVCNDLLKNPDIFPVTLFFMPLQYIGNAATYCNFIFEIPTLDTCLYGFLCSGQDDDVKNHVIKDLSCEKPKIKLVFCTSVVGMGFNSPSIERVIHARPPRSLSDYIQEIGRAGRTGKDSTALLYCFNRDVAANVKDIKDDIIGFCKEKGCLREYILKQYGFQKSEIDLHQCCNNCRPHCLCIECQMLRIDI; from the coding sequence ATGACTAATCCAGCAGTAGTAAGAGCAAGTCCAGACAGAGAGAACATTTATCTACAGATTAAAGTTAAAGAGCCATCACTTGACATTTATGATTGTTACGAAAATTTATACAAACCAGTTTGtaatgatttgttaaaaaaccCTGATATTTTCCCAGTTACCCTTTTTTTCATGCCTCTACAGTATATTGGTAATGCAGCTACTTACtgtaatttcatatttgaaatacCAACCTTAGATACTTGTTTATATGGTTTTTTATGTAGTGGGCAAGATGATGATGTTAAAAATCATGTTATTAAAGATTTATCATGTGAGAAGCCCAAAATAAAGCTTGTGTTTTGCACTTCAGTTGTAGGAATGGGCTTTAATTCACCCTCCATTGAGAGAGTCATACATGCTCGTCCTCCAAGGTCACTTTCAGACTATATACAGGAGATAGGTCGTGCTGGTAGAACTGGAAAAGATTCAACAGCACTTTTATATTGCTTTAATAGGGATGTTGCTGCTAATGTAAAAGATATTAAAGATGACATAATTGGTTTTTGCAAGGAAAAAGGTTGTCTTAGAGAGTACATTTTGAAACAATATGGTTTTCAAAAATCAGAAATAGACCTTCATCAATGTTGTAACAACTGTAGACCACATTGTTTGTGCATTGAATGTCAGATGCTCAGAATAgatatttaa
- the LOC134705532 gene encoding uncharacterized protein LOC134705532, with translation MSDTAKEGDTERLILNMKENAEFFYSNSTMSKYFTECVNTILQVNFLLSPHTRTRVLEGAFVNTKGGNGQNKEADLVQEHAIRNQKDIIRGLGANKTETATRRASGSANIIYKIGDNVDKLLNIPKPTTSHTKKTTSKDLDLAVSILRKVGPFNYVKGRKFDSFKEIPKNPKRIVKRKDLVGGIHKKIQRLFLNC, from the exons ATGAGTGATACAGCAAAGGAAGGGGATACAGAAAGACTCATACTGAATATGAAAGAAAATGCAGAATTTTTCTATTCCAACTCAACAATGAGTAAATATTTCACGGAATGTGTCAACACCATCCTGCAGGTTAACTTTTTGTTGTCTCCACACACAAGAACGAGAGTTCTGGAAGGAGCATTTGTCAACACCAAAGGTGGAAATGGTCAAAACAAGGAGGCAGACCTGGTTCAGGAGCATGCTATCAGGAACCAGAAAGACATCATAAGAGGTCTAG gtGCCAACAAAACAGAGACTGCAACTAGAAGGGCCAGCGGGTCAGCAaacataatttacaaaatagGAGATAATGTAGACAAACTTTTGAATATCCCAAAACCGACAACAAGCCATACTAAAAAAACTACATCTAAAGACCTTGATCTTGCTGTAAGCATTTTGAGGAAGGTTGGCCCTTTTAATTATGTGAAAGGGCGAAAATTTGACAGTTTTAAAGAAATCCCAAAAAATCCCAAAAGAATTGTTAAAAGGAAAGATCTTGTGGGTGGGATCcacaaaaaaattcaaaggttGTTTTTGAACTGTTGA